Proteins co-encoded in one Haloarcula sp. DT43 genomic window:
- the rplX gene encoding 50S ribosomal protein L24: MSEQPDKQRKSQRRAPLHERHKQVRATLSADLREEYGQRNVRVNAGDTVEVLRGDFAGEEGEVLTVDLDAAVIHVEDVTLEKTDGEEVPRPLDTSNVRVTDLDLEDEKREARLESEDDSA; this comes from the coding sequence ATGAGCGAGCAACCAGACAAACAACGCAAGAGTCAACGACGTGCCCCGCTTCACGAGCGGCACAAGCAGGTCCGGGCGACGCTCTCGGCCGACCTCCGCGAGGAGTACGGCCAGCGCAACGTCCGCGTCAACGCCGGCGACACCGTCGAGGTGCTCCGCGGCGACTTCGCCGGCGAGGAAGGCGAAGTCCTGACCGTGGACCTCGACGCCGCCGTCATCCACGTCGAGGACGTCACGCTCGAGAAGACGGACGGCGAGGAGGTCCCGCGACCGCTGGACACCTCGAACGTCCGCGTGACGGACCTGGACCTCGAAGACGAGAAGCGCGAGGCGCGTCTCGAATCGGAGGATGATTCCGCATGA
- a CDS encoding 50S ribosomal protein L32e, translating to MAEEAEDEDEYLELTDISGVGPSKAESLREAGFESVDDVRGADQSALADVSGIGNALAARIKADVGGLEVESETEAEVEEEGGEEAPDEDVETELQARGLADKTPDLSDEEARLLAQRHRVGKPQFNRQDHHKKKRVSTSWRKPRGQLSKQRRGIKGKGDTVEAGFRSPTAVRGKHPSGFEEVRVHNVDDLEGVDGDTEAVRIASKVGARKRERIEEAAEDAGIRVLNPTYVEVEVSE from the coding sequence GTGGCCGAGGAAGCCGAGGACGAAGACGAGTACCTCGAACTGACCGACATCAGCGGTGTCGGCCCGTCCAAGGCGGAGTCGCTCCGCGAGGCCGGCTTCGAATCCGTCGACGACGTCCGCGGTGCCGACCAGTCCGCGCTCGCCGACGTCAGCGGCATCGGGAACGCGCTGGCGGCCCGTATCAAGGCCGACGTGGGCGGACTCGAAGTCGAGTCCGAGACCGAGGCCGAAGTCGAGGAGGAAGGCGGCGAGGAAGCGCCCGACGAGGACGTGGAGACAGAACTCCAGGCCCGCGGGCTCGCCGACAAGACGCCGGACCTCTCCGACGAGGAGGCGCGGCTGCTGGCCCAGCGACACCGGGTCGGCAAGCCGCAGTTCAACCGCCAGGACCACCACAAGAAAAAGCGCGTCTCGACCTCGTGGCGCAAGCCCCGCGGCCAGCTCTCGAAGCAGCGCCGCGGCATCAAGGGCAAGGGCGACACGGTCGAGGCGGGCTTCCGCTCGCCGACCGCGGTGCGGGGCAAACACCCCTCCGGCTTCGAGGAGGTCCGCGTGCACAACGTGGACGACCTCGAAGGCGTCGACGGGGACACCGAGGCCGTCCGTATCGCCTCGAAGGTCGGCGCTCGCAAGCGCGAGCGAATCGAAGAGGCAGCCGAGGACGCCGGCATTCGCGTCCTCAACCCCACCTACGTCGAAGTCGAGGTGAGTGAGTGA
- the secY gene encoding preprotein translocase subunit SecY, with amino-acid sequence MSWKDTAEPLLVRMPAVQRPDGHVPFKRKLTWTGGVLLLYFFLTNVKLFGLDIDASQQVFGRFSSILASGQGSIMQLGIGPIVTASIVLQLLGGADLLGLNTQDDPRDQILYQGLQKLLVLVMICLTGLPMVFAGGFLPADTAVARSLGIGTTGVQWLIFGQMFVGGVLILFMDEVISKWGVGSGIGLFIVAGVSQRLIGGVLTTPFIGNSEGIIYTWYLFITGQRGTGPVLAADGLQTVLLQGELLGLVTTILIFSVVVYAESVRVEIPLSNARVKGARGRFPVKLIYASVLPMILVRALQANIQFLGRILNAQLGSMPAVLGTYSNGQPTGGLFYFLAPIQSRGDWMWWLEGTAQPVWQILTRVGIDLFIMLVGGAIFAVFWVETTDMGPEATAKQIHNSGMQIPGFRQNVGVIEKVLERYIPQVTVIGGALVGLLAVMANMLGTIGGVSGTGLLLTVSITYKLYEEIAEEQLMEMHPMMRQMFG; translated from the coding sequence ATGAGCTGGAAGGACACCGCCGAACCACTGCTTGTCCGGATGCCCGCCGTCCAGCGACCGGACGGTCACGTCCCGTTCAAGCGCAAGCTCACCTGGACAGGGGGCGTGCTCCTGCTGTATTTCTTCCTGACGAACGTGAAACTGTTCGGGCTGGACATCGACGCCAGCCAGCAGGTGTTCGGGCGCTTCTCCTCGATTCTGGCCTCCGGCCAGGGGAGCATCATGCAGCTAGGTATCGGTCCCATCGTCACGGCGTCCATCGTGTTACAGCTCCTCGGTGGTGCGGACCTGCTCGGCCTGAACACCCAAGACGACCCGCGTGACCAGATCCTCTATCAGGGGCTCCAGAAGCTGCTGGTGCTCGTGATGATCTGTCTGACCGGGCTTCCGATGGTGTTCGCCGGCGGCTTCCTCCCGGCTGACACGGCCGTCGCGAGATCCCTGGGTATCGGTACGACCGGCGTCCAGTGGCTCATCTTCGGCCAGATGTTCGTCGGCGGTGTCCTCATCCTGTTCATGGACGAGGTCATCTCCAAGTGGGGCGTCGGCTCCGGTATCGGGCTGTTCATCGTCGCCGGCGTGAGCCAGCGGCTCATCGGGGGCGTCCTGACCACGCCGTTTATCGGCAACAGCGAAGGCATCATCTACACCTGGTACCTGTTCATCACCGGCCAGCGGGGCACCGGGCCAGTGCTGGCCGCTGACGGCCTTCAGACCGTGTTGCTCCAGGGCGAACTCTTGGGCCTGGTGACGACCATCCTCATCTTCTCGGTGGTCGTCTACGCCGAGTCCGTCCGCGTCGAGATTCCGCTGTCGAACGCCCGCGTGAAAGGTGCGCGTGGCCGGTTCCCGGTCAAGCTCATCTACGCGAGCGTCCTGCCGATGATTCTCGTCCGGGCGCTGCAGGCGAATATCCAGTTCCTGGGCCGGATTCTGAACGCCCAGCTGGGCTCGATGCCCGCGGTCCTTGGGACCTACTCCAACGGCCAGCCCACCGGCGGGCTGTTCTACTTCCTCGCCCCCATCCAGAGCCGTGGCGACTGGATGTGGTGGCTCGAAGGGACCGCTCAACCGGTCTGGCAGATTCTGACCCGCGTCGGTATCGACCTGTTCATCATGCTGGTCGGCGGCGCTATCTTCGCCGTGTTCTGGGTCGAGACCACCGACATGGGCCCGGAAGCGACGGCCAAGCAGATTCACAACTCCGGGATGCAGATTCCCGGCTTCCGACAGAACGTCGGCGTCATCGAGAAGGTTCTCGAGCGATACATCCCGCAGGTGACTGTCATCGGCGGCGCGCTCGTTGGACTGCTCGCCGTGATGGCCAACATGCTGGGCACCATCGGCGGCGTCTCCGGTACCGGACTGCTGCTGACGGTCTCCATCACGTACAAGCTGTACGAGGAGATCGCCGAAGAGCAGCTCATGGAGATGCATCCGATGATGCGCCAGATGTTCGGATAG
- a CDS encoding 50S ribosomal protein L5, translating into MSSESEAGGDFHEMREPHIEKVVVHMGIGHGGRDLANAEDILEEITGQTPVRTKAKRTVGEFDIREGDPIGAKVTLRAEMAEAFLETALPLAELATSQFDDTGNFSFGVEEHTEFPSQEYDPSIGIYGLDVTVNLVRPGYRVAKRDKASRSIPTKHRLNPADAVAFIESTYDVEVSE; encoded by the coding sequence ATGAGCTCCGAGAGCGAAGCCGGCGGCGACTTCCACGAGATGCGCGAACCGCACATCGAGAAGGTCGTCGTCCACATGGGCATCGGTCACGGTGGCCGCGACCTCGCCAACGCCGAGGACATCCTCGAAGAGATCACCGGGCAGACGCCGGTGCGGACGAAGGCCAAGCGGACCGTCGGCGAGTTCGACATCCGCGAGGGCGACCCCATCGGCGCGAAGGTCACGCTTCGCGCCGAGATGGCCGAGGCGTTCCTCGAGACCGCCCTGCCGCTGGCCGAACTGGCGACGAGCCAGTTCGACGACACCGGCAACTTCAGCTTCGGCGTCGAGGAACACACCGAGTTCCCGAGCCAGGAGTACGACCCGAGCATCGGAATCTACGGGCTGGACGTGACGGTCAACCTCGTCCGTCCCGGCTACCGCGTCGCCAAGCGCGACAAGGCGTCGCGCTCGATTCCGACGAAGCATCGACTCAACCCGGCGGACGCGGTCGCCTTCATCGAGTCGACCTACGACGTGGAGGTGAGCGAATGA
- a CDS encoding uL15m family ribosomal protein, translating into MTSKKKRQRGSRTHGGGSHKNRRGAGHRGGRGAAGRDKHEFHNYEPLGKSGFKRPEKVQEEAATVDVREIDENVTLLAAEDVAEADGDGYRVDARDVVDDADDADYVKVLGAGQVRHELTLVADDFSEGAREKVEAAGGSVELTDLGQERQAEAETDDNADADEE; encoded by the coding sequence ATGACGAGCAAAAAGAAACGACAGCGCGGTTCGCGCACGCACGGCGGCGGCTCGCACAAGAACCGACGCGGTGCCGGCCACCGCGGTGGGCGCGGCGCTGCAGGCCGCGACAAACACGAGTTCCACAACTACGAACCGCTCGGCAAGAGCGGCTTCAAGCGGCCGGAGAAGGTCCAGGAAGAGGCCGCGACCGTCGACGTCCGCGAGATAGACGAGAACGTCACGCTGCTTGCCGCCGAAGACGTCGCCGAAGCCGACGGCGACGGCTACCGCGTCGACGCTCGTGACGTGGTCGACGACGCCGACGACGCCGACTACGTGAAGGTACTCGGTGCCGGCCAGGTTCGCCACGAACTCACGCTCGTCGCCGACGACTTCTCCGAGGGCGCTCGCGAGAAGGTCGAGGCCGCTGGCGGCAGCGTCGAACTGACCGACCTCGGCCAGGAGCGCCAGGCCGAGGCCGAGACAGACGACAACGCGGACGCGGACGAGGAATAA
- a CDS encoding 50S ribosomal protein L6 yields the protein MPRVELEIPEDVDAEQDHLDITVEGDNGSVTRRLWYPDIDVSIDGDTVVIESDEDDAKTMSTIGTFQSHIENMFHGVTEGWEYEMEVFYSHFPMQVDVEGDEVVIENFLGEKAPRRTTIHGDTDVAIDGEELTISGPDIEAVGQTAADIEQLTRINDKDVRVFQDGVYITQKPNRGDA from the coding sequence ATGCCACGAGTAGAACTGGAGATTCCGGAGGACGTGGACGCCGAGCAGGACCATCTCGACATCACCGTCGAGGGGGACAACGGCAGCGTCACGCGTCGGCTCTGGTACCCTGACATCGACGTGTCCATCGACGGCGACACGGTCGTCATCGAGTCCGACGAGGACGACGCCAAGACGATGTCGACGATAGGTACCTTCCAGAGCCACATCGAGAACATGTTCCACGGCGTGACCGAGGGCTGGGAGTACGAGATGGAAGTCTTCTACTCCCACTTCCCGATGCAGGTCGACGTCGAGGGTGACGAAGTCGTCATCGAGAACTTCCTGGGCGAGAAGGCCCCCCGCCGCACGACGATTCACGGCGACACTGACGTCGCCATCGACGGCGAGGAGCTGACCATCAGCGGCCCCGACATCGAGGCCGTCGGCCAGACCGCCGCGGACATCGAACAGCTCACGCGCATCAACGACAAGGACGTGCGCGTGTTCCAGGACGGGGTGTACATCACCCAGAAACCGAACCGAGGTGACGCCTGA
- a CDS encoding 30S ribosomal protein S5: MSANNGWEPRTRLGKQVVEGEIDSMQEALNSGLPLKESEVVDQLVPDLEDEVLDINMVQRMTDSGRRVKFRCVVAVGNRDGLIGYAEGRDDQVGGAIQKAIDIAKLNIIDVSRGCGSWECGCGRPHTVALRTEGKAGSVEVELQPAPRGLGLAGGETVRKVLELAGIEDIWTRSSGNTRTTVNFAKATFNALQNTAEARVPERTFEKREVIE; encoded by the coding sequence ATGAGTGCTAACAACGGATGGGAGCCACGGACACGCCTCGGCAAGCAGGTCGTCGAGGGCGAAATCGACTCCATGCAGGAGGCGCTGAACTCCGGGCTCCCGCTGAAAGAATCGGAAGTCGTCGACCAGCTCGTTCCCGACCTGGAAGACGAAGTGCTGGACATCAACATGGTCCAGCGGATGACAGACTCCGGCCGCCGCGTGAAGTTCCGCTGCGTGGTCGCCGTCGGCAACCGTGACGGCCTCATCGGCTACGCAGAGGGGCGTGACGACCAGGTCGGCGGTGCCATCCAGAAAGCCATCGACATCGCGAAACTGAACATCATCGACGTCTCCCGCGGTTGCGGGTCCTGGGAGTGTGGCTGTGGCCGTCCGCACACGGTCGCGCTGCGCACCGAGGGCAAGGCCGGGAGCGTCGAGGTCGAGCTCCAGCCGGCCCCGCGCGGGCTGGGCCTGGCGGGCGGGGAGACCGTCCGAAAGGTGCTCGAACTCGCCGGTATCGAGGACATCTGGACACGCAGTAGCGGGAACACGCGCACCACGGTCAACTTCGCGAAGGCGACGTTCAACGCCCTCCAGAACACGGCCGAGGCGCGCGTCCCCGAACGGACCTTCGAGAAACGAGAGGTGATCGAGTGA
- a CDS encoding 50S ribosomal protein L19e: MTDLSAQKRLAADVLDVGQNRVWFDPERQGDIADAITREDVRELVDEGAVQAKDKKGNSRGRARERQQKRAYGHQKGAGSRKGKAGARQNSKEDWESRIRAQRKKLRELRDEGTLSSSQYRDLYDKAGGGEFDSVADLERYIDANHGDA, translated from the coding sequence ATGACAGACCTCTCCGCACAGAAGCGACTCGCGGCCGACGTCCTCGACGTCGGGCAGAACCGCGTCTGGTTCGACCCCGAGCGACAGGGCGACATCGCCGACGCGATTACCCGCGAGGACGTCCGCGAACTGGTAGATGAGGGCGCCGTTCAGGCGAAAGACAAGAAAGGCAACTCCCGTGGACGCGCCCGGGAGCGCCAGCAGAAGCGTGCGTACGGCCACCAGAAGGGAGCCGGCTCCCGGAAGGGCAAGGCTGGCGCACGGCAGAACTCCAAGGAGGACTGGGAGTCACGCATCCGCGCACAGCGCAAGAAGCTGCGCGAACTGCGTGACGAGGGAACGCTTTCGAGTTCGCAGTACCGCGACCTGTACGACAAGGCCGGCGGTGGCGAGTTCGACAGCGTTGCCGACCTCGAACGTTACATCGACGCAAACCACGGTGACGCATAA
- a CDS encoding 50S ribosomal protein L18 codes for MATGPRYKVPMRRRREARTDYHQRLRLLKSGKPRLVARKSNKHVRAQLVTLGPNGDDTLASAHSSDLAEYGWEAPTGNMPSAYLTGLLAGLRAQEAGIEEAVLDIGLNSPTPGSKVFAIQEGAIDAGLDIPHNDDVLADWQRTRGAHIAEYDEQLEEPLYSGDFDAADLPEHFDELRETLLEGDIEL; via the coding sequence ATGGCGACAGGACCACGATACAAAGTACCGATGCGGCGACGCCGCGAGGCCAGAACCGATTACCATCAGCGGTTGCGCCTGTTGAAATCCGGCAAGCCACGTCTCGTTGCTCGAAAGAGCAATAAACACGTCAGGGCGCAGCTGGTGACGCTTGGCCCCAACGGCGACGACACCCTCGCGTCCGCTCACTCGAGCGACCTCGCCGAGTACGGCTGGGAGGCTCCGACGGGCAACATGCCCTCGGCGTACCTCACCGGCCTGCTCGCCGGGCTTCGCGCACAGGAAGCGGGCATCGAGGAGGCAGTGCTCGACATCGGACTCAACAGCCCGACCCCCGGAAGCAAAGTATTCGCAATACAGGAAGGCGCAATCGACGCCGGCCTGGACATCCCGCACAACGACGACGTACTCGCCGACTGGCAGCGCACGCGCGGTGCCCACATCGCCGAGTACGACGAGCAGCTCGAGGAGCCGCTGTACAGCGGCGACTTCGACGCTGCCGATCTCCCGGAGCACTTCGACGAGCTCCGCGAGACCCTACTGGAAGGTGACATCGAACTATGA
- a CDS encoding 50S ribosomal protein L14, whose product MEALGADVTQGLEKGSLITCADNTGARELKVISVHGYSGTKNRHPKAGLGDKITVSVTKGTPEMRRQVLEAVVVRQRKPIRRPDGTRVKFEDNAAVIVDENEDPRGTELKGPIAREVAQRFGSVASAATMIV is encoded by the coding sequence ATGGAAGCACTCGGTGCCGACGTCACGCAGGGTCTTGAGAAGGGCTCGCTCATCACGTGTGCGGACAACACGGGTGCGCGAGAGCTCAAGGTCATCTCCGTCCACGGCTACTCGGGAACGAAGAACCGCCACCCCAAGGCTGGGCTGGGCGACAAGATCACGGTCTCGGTCACCAAGGGGACGCCGGAGATGCGTCGCCAGGTGCTCGAAGCCGTCGTCGTCCGCCAGCGAAAGCCGATCCGTCGGCCCGACGGCACCCGCGTCAAGTTCGAAGACAACGCGGCCGTCATCGTCGACGAGAACGAGGACCCGCGCGGGACCGAGCTGAAAGGTCCCATCGCACGGGAAGTCGCACAGCGATTCGGCAGTGTGGCATCAGCAGCGACGATGATCGTATAG
- a CDS encoding 30S ribosomal protein S14, whose protein sequence is MSESETTDEPDSETATSERTGQLESCQRCGREQGLVGKYDIWLCRQCFREISRGMGFKKYS, encoded by the coding sequence ATGAGCGAAAGTGAAACCACAGACGAGCCCGATTCCGAGACGGCAACCAGCGAGCGGACTGGCCAGCTCGAGTCCTGTCAGCGCTGCGGGCGCGAACAGGGACTCGTCGGCAAGTACGACATCTGGCTGTGCCGCCAGTGCTTCCGCGAGATTTCGCGGGGCATGGGCTTCAAGAAGTACAGCTAA
- the rpmD gene encoding 50S ribosomal protein L30, with protein MHALVQLRGEVNMHSDIQDTLEMLNIHHVNHCTLVPETDAYRGMVTKVNDFVAFGEPSQDTLETVLATRAEPLEGDADVDDEWVAENTEYDDIAGLAWALLSEETTLREQGLSPTLRLHPPRGGHDGVKHPVKEGGQIGKHDTDGIDDLLEAMR; from the coding sequence ATGCACGCGCTCGTCCAGCTCCGTGGCGAAGTCAACATGCACAGCGACATCCAGGACACCCTGGAGATGCTCAACATCCACCACGTGAACCACTGCACGCTCGTCCCCGAGACGGACGCCTACCGCGGCATGGTGACGAAGGTCAACGACTTCGTCGCCTTCGGCGAGCCGAGCCAGGACACCCTGGAGACGGTTCTGGCGACGCGTGCCGAACCCCTCGAGGGCGACGCCGACGTCGACGACGAGTGGGTCGCGGAGAACACCGAGTACGACGACATCGCCGGGCTCGCGTGGGCGCTCCTCTCCGAGGAGACGACGCTGCGCGAGCAGGGCCTGTCCCCGACACTCCGTCTCCACCCGCCGCGTGGCGGCCACGACGGCGTCAAACACCCCGTCAAGGAGGGCGGACAGATCGGGAAACACGACACCGACGGAATCGACGACCTCCTGGAGGCGATGCGATAA
- a CDS encoding glycosyltransferase family 4 protein, with the protein MRILRVAQKLYPEVPGGGPYHVHAMSRDQAALGHDVTVLTVYDNQSLPRRERRDGYTVVRQPRTASMLGNDLSIGIGRFLWTADEYDIIHAHSHLYASTNLAAVKRRFDDIPLAITNHGLYSQTAPEWTFDLYLRTAGRWTFNQADAIFCYTDEDRSRVQNFGVKSPIKVIANGVDTDRFTPTGPTSDRINHDGPVVLFVGRLVEGKRPQDAVKAVKQLPDGLNAQLYLVGDGPMRPELVQMASESVEFLGQVSYDEMPSIYRSGDAIVLPSRAEGLPRTVLEAFASGVPVVSSHLEHTASIVEQAGETVDIGDVEGYREALKRVLNTSNSGAAGREIAADGFRWETTVKQTTRALRELL; encoded by the coding sequence ATGCGCATCCTTCGTGTCGCGCAGAAACTCTATCCGGAGGTTCCCGGTGGCGGACCGTATCACGTACATGCCATGTCGCGGGACCAGGCCGCACTAGGGCATGATGTGACTGTTTTGACTGTTTATGACAACCAATCACTTCCCCGACGCGAACGACGAGATGGGTACACCGTGGTTCGTCAACCGAGGACGGCGTCCATGCTTGGTAATGACCTCTCGATCGGAATAGGTAGATTCCTGTGGACTGCCGACGAATACGATATTATCCACGCTCACTCACATTTGTATGCTTCGACGAACTTGGCTGCGGTGAAACGGCGATTTGATGACATTCCGCTCGCAATAACGAATCATGGGCTGTACAGCCAGACTGCCCCAGAATGGACGTTCGACCTGTATCTCAGAACCGCTGGTCGCTGGACGTTTAACCAAGCAGACGCGATTTTCTGCTATACAGATGAGGACCGCAGTCGCGTCCAGAACTTCGGGGTAAAGTCCCCTATCAAGGTAATCGCGAACGGTGTTGATACGGACCGATTCACGCCCACAGGGCCGACAAGCGACCGGATCAACCACGATGGGCCAGTCGTGTTGTTTGTGGGGAGGCTGGTTGAGGGAAAACGGCCCCAAGATGCGGTGAAAGCAGTGAAACAGCTTCCGGATGGACTGAACGCACAACTGTACCTGGTCGGTGATGGCCCGATGCGGCCGGAGCTTGTTCAAATGGCGTCGGAGTCGGTGGAGTTTCTCGGACAGGTCTCGTACGACGAGATGCCAAGCATATATCGCTCTGGCGACGCAATTGTGCTGCCGAGTCGGGCCGAAGGATTACCCCGAACCGTCCTGGAGGCGTTCGCATCGGGTGTTCCAGTTGTATCTAGCCATTTAGAACACACCGCATCGATTGTCGAGCAGGCCGGTGAAACCGTAGATATCGGTGATGTCGAGGGATACCGAGAAGCGCTGAAACGCGTGCTCAATACCTCAAATTCGGGGGCAGCCGGTCGAGAAATCGCCGCTGATGGGTTCCGTTGGGAAACCACCGTCAAACAAACTACCAGAGCACTTCGGGAACTACTGTAA
- a CDS encoding 30S ribosomal protein S4e — MSNHQKRLSVPNSWPVERKTATFTVKAGAGPHGESGVPLLIVLRDVLGYADNRKEARYALNEDNVLINGKAISDEERPVGMFDILAFTEREEYYRVFPGEGGRLALTAIDPDAAESKLGKIVTKTHVSGGDVQLGLHDGETLVVEDDQTYDAGDSIVVDNEDGEVVAHFEYEEGALVTAVDGAHAGEVGEVEEIQVTPGSAQNNVLVSQDEGEGFETVEEYVVVIDENFTGDDE; from the coding sequence ATGAGTAACCACCAGAAGCGACTCTCTGTGCCAAACAGTTGGCCCGTAGAGCGCAAGACAGCGACGTTCACGGTGAAAGCCGGTGCCGGCCCGCACGGTGAGTCGGGGGTTCCCCTGCTCATCGTCCTTCGGGACGTGCTCGGCTACGCCGACAACCGCAAAGAAGCCCGCTACGCCCTCAACGAGGACAACGTCCTCATCAACGGGAAGGCCATCTCCGACGAGGAGCGTCCCGTCGGGATGTTCGACATCCTGGCCTTCACCGAGCGCGAGGAGTACTACCGCGTGTTCCCCGGCGAGGGCGGTCGGCTGGCGCTGACCGCAATCGACCCGGACGCGGCCGAGTCCAAGCTCGGCAAAATCGTCACCAAGACCCACGTCTCCGGTGGCGACGTCCAGCTTGGCCTCCACGACGGCGAGACGCTCGTCGTCGAGGACGACCAGACCTACGACGCCGGCGACTCCATCGTCGTCGACAACGAGGACGGCGAGGTCGTCGCCCACTTCGAGTACGAGGAGGGCGCGCTCGTCACCGCCGTCGACGGTGCCCACGCGGGCGAAGTCGGCGAAGTCGAGGAGATTCAGGTCACGCCGGGGTCGGCCCAGAACAACGTGCTGGTCTCCCAGGACGAGGGCGAGGGCTTCGAGACGGTCGAAGAGTACGTCGTCGTCATCGACGAGAACTTCACGGGTGATGACGAATGA
- a CDS encoding 30S ribosomal protein S8, with the protein MTGNDPFANALSALNNAESVGHLEQTVSPASNEIGSVLEVFYDRGYIDGFSFVDDGKAGEFEVELKGAINECGPVKPRYSAGADEFEKWEKRFLPARDYGTLVVTTSHGIMSHYEAREQGVGGQVIAYVY; encoded by the coding sequence ATGACAGGGAACGACCCATTCGCCAACGCACTGTCGGCGCTTAACAACGCCGAGAGCGTCGGGCACCTAGAGCAGACAGTATCGCCCGCTTCGAACGAGATCGGCAGCGTCCTCGAGGTCTTCTACGACCGCGGGTACATCGACGGATTCAGTTTCGTCGACGACGGCAAAGCCGGCGAGTTCGAAGTCGAACTGAAAGGAGCCATCAACGAGTGTGGCCCGGTCAAGCCCCGCTATTCCGCGGGCGCAGACGAGTTCGAGAAGTGGGAGAAGCGGTTCCTCCCCGCCCGTGACTACGGGACCCTCGTCGTCACGACCAGCCACGGCATCATGAGCCACTACGAGGCTCGTGAGCAGGGCGTCGGTGGCCAAGTCATCGCGTACGTATACTAA